One region of Sphingomonas abietis genomic DNA includes:
- a CDS encoding DUF3429 domain-containing protein, with the protein MDDPADRPIPATSLIFGYGAVLPLPIAAVLAWLMSSPWPTVVTWLAVWWGASILIFLAGVRRGLGFRGDAETPASVLVPMLWLFALGAGALASPTPLMSLVLLAIGYASVAILDPIAARRGEAPPHFARMRPLQMGVALLGLIGLILHRGAVAIPI; encoded by the coding sequence ATGGATGACCCCGCCGATCGCCCGATCCCCGCCACCAGCCTGATCTTCGGCTATGGCGCGGTGTTGCCGTTGCCGATCGCGGCCGTGCTCGCCTGGCTGATGTCGTCGCCGTGGCCGACGGTGGTGACATGGCTGGCGGTCTGGTGGGGGGCGTCGATCCTGATCTTCCTCGCCGGCGTGCGGCGCGGGCTCGGCTTCCGGGGCGACGCCGAAACGCCGGCATCCGTGCTGGTGCCGATGCTCTGGCTGTTCGCGCTGGGCGCCGGGGCGCTGGCCAGCCCGACCCCGCTGATGTCGCTGGTGCTGCTCGCGATCGGCTATGCCAGCGTCGCGATCCTCGATCCGATCGCCGCGCGCCGCGGCGAGGCGCCCCCGCATTTCGCCCGGATGCGCCCGCTCCAGATGGGGGTTGCCCTGCTCGGGCTGATCGGCCTCATCCTCCATCGCGGCGCCGTCGCCATTCCGATCTAG